One region of Citrus sinensis cultivar Valencia sweet orange chromosome 6, DVS_A1.0, whole genome shotgun sequence genomic DNA includes:
- the LOC102615682 gene encoding carbon catabolite repressor protein 4 homolog 1, protein MLSVLRVHLPSDIPIVGCELTPYVLLRRPDNAVTTEDVPESAPIDGHFLRYKWYRIQSDRKVAVCSVHPSEQATLQCLGCVKAKIPVAKSYHCSPKCFSDAWQHHRVLHDRAASAVNENGNEEEELFGRFNSTGSGVINASLSGSASNSSLTNGSTPLYPAAVTRSGGETWFEVGRSKTYTPSADDIGHVLKFECVVVDAETKLPVGHPNTLLTSRVIPAPSPSPRRLFPVNGSDMNMMGHIDSDGRISSTGTFSVLSYNILSDVYATSESYSYCPSWALSWAYRRQNLLREIIGYRADIVCLQEVQNDHFEEFFAPELDKHGYQALYKRKTNEVYNGNPHTIDGCATFFRRDRFSHVKKYEVEFNKAAQSLTDAILPSAQKKNALNRLVKDNVALIVVLEAKFSNQGADTPGKRQLLCVANTHVNVHQELKDVKLWQVHTLLKGLEKIAASADIPMLVCGDFNSVPGSAPHALLAMGKVEPVHPDLAVDPLTILRPHTKLTHQLPLVSAYSSFARIGVGLGMEHQRRRMDPTTNEPLFTHCTRDFIGTLDYIFYTADSLSVESLLELLDEDSLRKDTALPSPEWSSDHIALLAEFRCKPRARR, encoded by the exons GTATCGTATACAAAGTGATAGAAAAGTTGCTGTATGTAGCGTACATCCTTCTGAGCAAGCCACTCTTCAGTGTCTAGGTTGTGTTAAGGCTAAAATACCTGTTGCCAAAAGTTACCATTGCTCACCAAAGTGCTTCTCTGATGCATGGCAGCATCATCGTGTTCTTCACGATCGTGCTGCAAGTGCTGTAAATGAGAATGGGAATGAAGAGGAGGAGTTATTTGGCCGTTTCAATAGCACTGGATCTGGAGTTATCAATGCTAGCTTATCTGGTTCTGCCTCAAATTCTAGCCTGACGAATGGTTCAACACCTTTATATCCTGCTGCAGTTACGCGGAGCGGAGGTGAAACTTGGTTTGAAGTTGGACGATCAAAAACATACACTCCATCAGCCGATGATATTGGCCATGTCCTGAAGTTTGAGTGTGTCGTAGTAGATGCAGAAACCAAACTCCCCGTGGGGCATCCCAACACTCTGTTGACTTCCCGAGTCATTCCTGCCCCTTCTCCTAGTCCTCGTCGCTTGTTCCCGGTCAATGGATCTGACATGAACATGATGGGGCATATCGATTCTGATGGCCGTATTTCAAGCACTGGAACTTTTTCTGTGCTCTCATACAATATTTTGTCTGATGTGTACGCAACAAGCGAATCATATAGTTACTGCCCTTCATGGGCTCTATCGTGGGCATATCGCAGACAGAATTTGTTGCGGGAAATTATTGGCTACCGTGCTGATATAGTTTGTCTTCAGGAG GTTCAAAATGATCACTTTGAGGAATTTTTTGCCCCTGAGCTCGACAAACATGGCTATCAAGCTCTCtataagagaaaaacaaatgag GTTTACAATGGAAACCCCCATACAATCGATGGCTGTGCAACATTTTTCCGTAGAGATAGATTTTCACATGTCAAAAAATATGAG GTTGAATTTAATAAGGCTGCACAGTCTTTGACTGATGCTATACTTCCAAGTGCCCAGAAGAAGAATGCTTTGAATCGATTAGTTAAG GATAATGTTGCATTAATAGTGGTTTTGGAAGCAAAATTTAGTAACCAGGGTGCTGATACACCTGGGAAGAGGCAGCTTCTCTGTGTG GCAAATACACATGTAAACGTCCACCAAGAGCTAAAGGATGTTAAGCTGTGGCAG GTTCATACGCTCTTAAAAGGATTGGAGAAAATAGCTGCTAGTGCTGACATTCCAATGCTGGTGTGTGGGGATTTCAATTCTGTTCCTGGAAG TGCTCCTCATGCACTTCTTGCCATGGGGAAGGTAGAGCCAGTGCATCCAGATTTGGCTGTAGATCCTCTTACGATCTTGCGTCCTCACACTAAGTTGACACATCAACTTCCATTG GTTAGTGCTTACTCATCCTTCGCAAGAATTGGAGTTGGTCTTGGCATGGAGCATCAGAGGAGGAGAATGGACCCTACTACCAATGAACCGTTATTTACACATTGCACAAGAGATTTTATTGGTACCCTAGATTACATATTTTACACAG CGGATTCTTTAAGCGTTGAATCCTTGTTGGAACTCTTGGATGAGGATAGCTTGAGGAAAGACACAGCCCTTCCTTCTCCAGAGTGGTCCTCTGATCATATAGCACTTTTAGCTGAATTCCGCTGCAAGCCTAGAGCTAGACGCTGA
- the LOC102615201 gene encoding non-specific lipid transfer protein GPI-anchored 22 — MEKVASTVHVNTKVLFTVFIVTSAGFVRSDFNKGRKGCGDQLADFSACLPFVGGKAKSPSPTCCSSITKEGSKTRKCLCLLVKDRNEPRHGFKMNATLALSLPSVRHAPATVSDCPALLNLPPNSTDAQVVEQLAANSGGNNSTAVTVVPSSSSNTVKGRRWRGMVCAVSLWLVISL, encoded by the exons ATGGAGAAGGTAGCCAGCACAGTGCATGTCAATACAAAAGTCTTGTTCACTGTATTTATCGTCACTTCTGCTGGTTTTGTACGCTCAGATTTCAACAAAGGCAGGAAAGGATGTGGTGACCAATTGGCTGATTTCTCAGCATGTTTGCCTTTTGTTGGCGGGAAGGCCAAATCTCCTTCTCCAACATGCTGCTCCAGTATAACAAAAGAAGGCAGCAAGACCAGAAAATGCCTGTGCTTGCTGGTTAAGGATCGAAATGAACCCAGACACGGCTTCAAGATGAATGCCACCCTCGCATTGAGCCTCCCGTCTGTTCGCCATGCTCCGGCTACAGTTTCTGATTGCCCTG CTCTTCTAAACCTGCCTCCAAACTCAACGGATGCACAGGTTGTTGAGCAACTTGCTGCAAACTCTGGTGGTAATAATAGTACTGCTGTTACAG TTGTTCCATCTAGTTCAAGTAATACTGTCAAAGGAAGGAGATGGCGGGGAATGGTATGTGCGGTTTCCCTGTGGCTTGTTATCAGTCTGTAG
- the LOC102614519 gene encoding F-box protein At3g58530 isoform X2, whose product MKMEEERVKAAEEEETWSKETVPKVIRIVSTRLSQRDLISLLLVSPWLHRTLVSYPSLWLVIDLREMNNAGNRLVAALSIPRYRHVREINLEFAQDIEDRHLELLKTKCLGSLQDLESLNLNGCQKISDKGIEIISSTCPELKVFSIYWNVRVTDIGIQHLVKNCKHIIDLNLSGCKNILDKSLQLIADNYQELESLNLTRCVKVTDGGLQKILIKCSSLRSLNLYALSGFTDEAYKKISLLAHLKFLDLCGAQNLSDEGLACIAKCKNLVSLNLTWCVRITDVGVMAIAEGCSSLEFLSLFGIVGVTDKCLEVLSRFCSNTLTTLDVNGCVGIKRSRDELLQLFPHLMCFKVHS is encoded by the exons ATGAAAATGGAAGAAGAGAGAGTTAAAGcagcagaagaagaagaaacatgGAGCAAAGAGACAGTCCCAAAGGTGATTAGAATAGTGAGCACAAGGCTTTCTCAAAGAGACTTAATATCTTTGCTTCTCGTTAGTCCATGGCTTCACCGCACCCTTGTCTCTTATCCCTCTCTTTGGCTG GTTATTGATTTGCGCGAGATGAATAACGCCGGAAATCGACTTGTAGCTGCTCTTTCAATC CCTAGATATCGTCATGTGAGAGAAATAAACCTTGAGTTTGCGCAAGATATTGAAGATAGACATCTCGAGCTCCTTAAAACCAAG TGTTTGGGTTCTTTACAAGACCTGGAATCTCTGAATCTGAATGGTTGCCAGAAGATCTCAGACAAAGGAATTGAAATCATATCTAGTACTTGTCCTGAACTGAAAGTGTTCTCCATTTATTGGAATGTAAG GGTAACAGATATTGGTATACAACATCTGGTGAAGAACTGCAAACATATTATAGATTTGAACTTAAGCGGCTGTAAG AATATATTGGACAAAAGTTTGCAATTAATTGCTGACAACTATCAAGAGTTAGAATCATTGAACCTGACTAG GTGTGTCAAGGTAACTGATGGTGGCCTGCAGAAGATATTGATTAAGTGCTCCTCTCTTAGGAGTTTAAACCTTTATGCCCTTTCTGG CTTCACTGATGAAGCATACAAGAAGATCTCTCTTCTAGCCCATCTCAAGTTCTTAGATCTATGTGGTGCCCAG AATCTGTCTGATGAAGGACTTGCTTGCATAGCTAAGTGCAAAAATCTAGTGTCTCTCAATTTAACATG GTGTGTACGTATCACTGATGTAGGGGTGATGGCTATTGCTGAAGGTTGTTCCTCTCTTGAATTTCTAAG CTTATTTGGAATAGTTGGGGTGACTGATAAGTGCCTGGAAGTCCTTTCAAGATTCTGTTCAAACACGCTTACAACCCTTGATGTAAATGGATGTGTCGGCATTAAG CGGAGCCGAGATGAACTGCTGCAGTTGTTCCCACATCTAATGTGCTTCAAAGTGCACAGCTAA
- the LOC102614519 gene encoding F-box protein At3g58530 isoform X1, with protein MKMEEERVKAAEEEETWSKETVPKVIRIVSTRLSQRDLISLLLVSPWLHRTLVSYPSLWLVIDLREMNNAGNRLVAALSIPRYRHVREINLEFAQDIEDRHLELLKTKCLGSLQDLESLNLNGCQKISDKGIEIISSTCPELKVFSIYWNVRVTDIGIQHLVKNCKHIIDLNLSGCKNILDKSLQLIADNYQELESLNLTRCVKVTDGGLQKILIKCSSLRSLNLYALSGFTDEAYKKISLLAHLKFLDLCGAQNLSDEGLACIAKCKNLVSLNLTWCVRITDVGVMAIAEGCSSLEFLSLFGIVGVTDKCLEVLSRFCSNTLTTLDVNGCVGIKQRSRDELLQLFPHLMCFKVHS; from the exons ATGAAAATGGAAGAAGAGAGAGTTAAAGcagcagaagaagaagaaacatgGAGCAAAGAGACAGTCCCAAAGGTGATTAGAATAGTGAGCACAAGGCTTTCTCAAAGAGACTTAATATCTTTGCTTCTCGTTAGTCCATGGCTTCACCGCACCCTTGTCTCTTATCCCTCTCTTTGGCTG GTTATTGATTTGCGCGAGATGAATAACGCCGGAAATCGACTTGTAGCTGCTCTTTCAATC CCTAGATATCGTCATGTGAGAGAAATAAACCTTGAGTTTGCGCAAGATATTGAAGATAGACATCTCGAGCTCCTTAAAACCAAG TGTTTGGGTTCTTTACAAGACCTGGAATCTCTGAATCTGAATGGTTGCCAGAAGATCTCAGACAAAGGAATTGAAATCATATCTAGTACTTGTCCTGAACTGAAAGTGTTCTCCATTTATTGGAATGTAAG GGTAACAGATATTGGTATACAACATCTGGTGAAGAACTGCAAACATATTATAGATTTGAACTTAAGCGGCTGTAAG AATATATTGGACAAAAGTTTGCAATTAATTGCTGACAACTATCAAGAGTTAGAATCATTGAACCTGACTAG GTGTGTCAAGGTAACTGATGGTGGCCTGCAGAAGATATTGATTAAGTGCTCCTCTCTTAGGAGTTTAAACCTTTATGCCCTTTCTGG CTTCACTGATGAAGCATACAAGAAGATCTCTCTTCTAGCCCATCTCAAGTTCTTAGATCTATGTGGTGCCCAG AATCTGTCTGATGAAGGACTTGCTTGCATAGCTAAGTGCAAAAATCTAGTGTCTCTCAATTTAACATG GTGTGTACGTATCACTGATGTAGGGGTGATGGCTATTGCTGAAGGTTGTTCCTCTCTTGAATTTCTAAG CTTATTTGGAATAGTTGGGGTGACTGATAAGTGCCTGGAAGTCCTTTCAAGATTCTGTTCAAACACGCTTACAACCCTTGATGTAAATGGATGTGTCGGCATTAAG CAGCGGAGCCGAGATGAACTGCTGCAGTTGTTCCCACATCTAATGTGCTTCAAAGTGCACAGCTAA
- the LOC102614519 gene encoding F-box protein At3g58530 isoform X4: protein MKMEEERVKAAEEEETWSKETVPKVIRIVSTRLSQRDLISLLLVSPWLHRTLVSYPSLWLVIDLREMNNAGNRLVAALSIPRYRHVREINLEFAQDIEDRHLELLKTKCLGSLQDLESLNLNGCQKISDKGIEIISSTCPELKVFSIYWNVRVTDIGIQHLVKNCKHIIDLNLSGCKNILDKSLQLIADNYQELESLNLTRCVKVTDGGLQKILIKCSSLRSLNLYALSGFTDEAYKKISLLAHLKFLDLCGAQNLSDEGLACIAKCKNLVSLNLTWCVRITDVGVMAIAEGCSSLEFLSGAEMNCCSCSHI from the exons ATGAAAATGGAAGAAGAGAGAGTTAAAGcagcagaagaagaagaaacatgGAGCAAAGAGACAGTCCCAAAGGTGATTAGAATAGTGAGCACAAGGCTTTCTCAAAGAGACTTAATATCTTTGCTTCTCGTTAGTCCATGGCTTCACCGCACCCTTGTCTCTTATCCCTCTCTTTGGCTG GTTATTGATTTGCGCGAGATGAATAACGCCGGAAATCGACTTGTAGCTGCTCTTTCAATC CCTAGATATCGTCATGTGAGAGAAATAAACCTTGAGTTTGCGCAAGATATTGAAGATAGACATCTCGAGCTCCTTAAAACCAAG TGTTTGGGTTCTTTACAAGACCTGGAATCTCTGAATCTGAATGGTTGCCAGAAGATCTCAGACAAAGGAATTGAAATCATATCTAGTACTTGTCCTGAACTGAAAGTGTTCTCCATTTATTGGAATGTAAG GGTAACAGATATTGGTATACAACATCTGGTGAAGAACTGCAAACATATTATAGATTTGAACTTAAGCGGCTGTAAG AATATATTGGACAAAAGTTTGCAATTAATTGCTGACAACTATCAAGAGTTAGAATCATTGAACCTGACTAG GTGTGTCAAGGTAACTGATGGTGGCCTGCAGAAGATATTGATTAAGTGCTCCTCTCTTAGGAGTTTAAACCTTTATGCCCTTTCTGG CTTCACTGATGAAGCATACAAGAAGATCTCTCTTCTAGCCCATCTCAAGTTCTTAGATCTATGTGGTGCCCAG AATCTGTCTGATGAAGGACTTGCTTGCATAGCTAAGTGCAAAAATCTAGTGTCTCTCAATTTAACATG GTGTGTACGTATCACTGATGTAGGGGTGATGGCTATTGCTGAAGGTTGTTCCTCTCTTGAATTTCTAAG CGGAGCCGAGATGAACTGCTGCAGTTGTTCCCACATCTAA
- the LOC102614519 gene encoding F-box protein At3g58530 isoform X3 — MKMEEERVKAAEEEETWSKETVPKVIRIVSTRLSQRDLISLLLVSPWLHRTLVSYPSLWLVIDLREMNNAGNRLVAALSIPRYRHVREINLEFAQDIEDRHLELLKTKCLGSLQDLESLNLNGCQKISDKGIEIISSTCPELKVFSIYWNVRVTDIGIQHLVKNCKHIIDLNLSGCKNILDKSLQLIADNYQELESLNLTRCVKVTDGGLQKILIKCSSLRSLNLYALSGFTDEAYKKISLLAHLKFLDLCGAQNLSDEGLACIAKCKNLVSLNLTWCVRITDVGVMAIAEGCSSLEFLSSGAEMNCCSCSHI, encoded by the exons ATGAAAATGGAAGAAGAGAGAGTTAAAGcagcagaagaagaagaaacatgGAGCAAAGAGACAGTCCCAAAGGTGATTAGAATAGTGAGCACAAGGCTTTCTCAAAGAGACTTAATATCTTTGCTTCTCGTTAGTCCATGGCTTCACCGCACCCTTGTCTCTTATCCCTCTCTTTGGCTG GTTATTGATTTGCGCGAGATGAATAACGCCGGAAATCGACTTGTAGCTGCTCTTTCAATC CCTAGATATCGTCATGTGAGAGAAATAAACCTTGAGTTTGCGCAAGATATTGAAGATAGACATCTCGAGCTCCTTAAAACCAAG TGTTTGGGTTCTTTACAAGACCTGGAATCTCTGAATCTGAATGGTTGCCAGAAGATCTCAGACAAAGGAATTGAAATCATATCTAGTACTTGTCCTGAACTGAAAGTGTTCTCCATTTATTGGAATGTAAG GGTAACAGATATTGGTATACAACATCTGGTGAAGAACTGCAAACATATTATAGATTTGAACTTAAGCGGCTGTAAG AATATATTGGACAAAAGTTTGCAATTAATTGCTGACAACTATCAAGAGTTAGAATCATTGAACCTGACTAG GTGTGTCAAGGTAACTGATGGTGGCCTGCAGAAGATATTGATTAAGTGCTCCTCTCTTAGGAGTTTAAACCTTTATGCCCTTTCTGG CTTCACTGATGAAGCATACAAGAAGATCTCTCTTCTAGCCCATCTCAAGTTCTTAGATCTATGTGGTGCCCAG AATCTGTCTGATGAAGGACTTGCTTGCATAGCTAAGTGCAAAAATCTAGTGTCTCTCAATTTAACATG GTGTGTACGTATCACTGATGTAGGGGTGATGGCTATTGCTGAAGGTTGTTCCTCTCTTGAATTTCTAAG CAGCGGAGCCGAGATGAACTGCTGCAGTTGTTCCCACATCTAA
- the LOC102614519 gene encoding F-box protein At3g58530 isoform X5, with translation MKMEEERVKAAEEEETWSKETVPKVIRIVSTRLSQRDLISLLLVSPWLHRTLVSYPSLWLVIDLREMNNAGNRLVAALSIPRYRHVREINLEFAQDIEDRHLELLKTKCLGSLQDLESLNLNGCQKISDKGIEIISSTCPELKVFSIYWNVRVTDIGIQHLVKNCKHIIDLNLSGCKNILDKSLQLIADNYQELESLNLTRCVKVTDGGLQKILIKCSSLRSLNLYALSGFTDEAYKKISLLAHLKFLDLCGAQNLSDEGLACIAKCKNLVSLNLTWCVRITDVGVMAIAEGCSSLEFLR, from the exons ATGAAAATGGAAGAAGAGAGAGTTAAAGcagcagaagaagaagaaacatgGAGCAAAGAGACAGTCCCAAAGGTGATTAGAATAGTGAGCACAAGGCTTTCTCAAAGAGACTTAATATCTTTGCTTCTCGTTAGTCCATGGCTTCACCGCACCCTTGTCTCTTATCCCTCTCTTTGGCTG GTTATTGATTTGCGCGAGATGAATAACGCCGGAAATCGACTTGTAGCTGCTCTTTCAATC CCTAGATATCGTCATGTGAGAGAAATAAACCTTGAGTTTGCGCAAGATATTGAAGATAGACATCTCGAGCTCCTTAAAACCAAG TGTTTGGGTTCTTTACAAGACCTGGAATCTCTGAATCTGAATGGTTGCCAGAAGATCTCAGACAAAGGAATTGAAATCATATCTAGTACTTGTCCTGAACTGAAAGTGTTCTCCATTTATTGGAATGTAAG GGTAACAGATATTGGTATACAACATCTGGTGAAGAACTGCAAACATATTATAGATTTGAACTTAAGCGGCTGTAAG AATATATTGGACAAAAGTTTGCAATTAATTGCTGACAACTATCAAGAGTTAGAATCATTGAACCTGACTAG GTGTGTCAAGGTAACTGATGGTGGCCTGCAGAAGATATTGATTAAGTGCTCCTCTCTTAGGAGTTTAAACCTTTATGCCCTTTCTGG CTTCACTGATGAAGCATACAAGAAGATCTCTCTTCTAGCCCATCTCAAGTTCTTAGATCTATGTGGTGCCCAG AATCTGTCTGATGAAGGACTTGCTTGCATAGCTAAGTGCAAAAATCTAGTGTCTCTCAATTTAACATG GTGTGTACGTATCACTGATGTAGGGGTGATGGCTATTGCTGAAGGTTGTTCCTCTCTTGAATTTCTAAG GTGA
- the LOC102614023 gene encoding DEAD-box ATP-dependent RNA helicase 37-like, with translation MSTSWADSVSASENAAPASSNISALPRPTRSTYVPPHLRNKPPTSSEPPASSRESTEPASGPGWGSGSRPDFGRGQGYGSGGRSGGGWNNRSGGWDRREREVNPFGDDVGAEQPVAEEENTGINFDAYEDIPVETSGENVPPAVNTFAEIDLGEALNLNIRRCKYVKPTPVQRHAIPISIGGRDLMACAQTGSGKTAAFCFPIISGIMREQYVQRPRGSRTVYPLALILAPTRELSSQIHVEAKKFSYQTGVKVVVAYGGAPINQQLRELERGVDILVATPGRLVDLLERARVSLQMIRYLALDEADRMLDMGFEPQIRKIVQQMDMPPPGMRQTMLFSATFPKEIQRLASDFLANYIFLAVGRVGSSTDLIVQRVEFVHESDKRSHLMDLLHAQVANGVHGKQALTLVFVETKKGADALEHWLYTNGFPATTIHGDRTQQERELALRSFKSGKTPILVATDVAARGLDIPHVAHVVNFDLPNDIDDYVHRIGRTGRAGKSGLATAFFNENNMSLARPLTELMQEANQEVPAWLNRYASRANYGGGKSKRSGGNRFGGRDFRRDGSFTRGTSNDYYSGVNSSSSAYGVPGGGYGGGYGYSNHGATSAWD, from the exons ATGAGCACTTCATGGGCTGATTCAGTGTCTGCATCTGAGAATGCGGCCCCTGCTTCTTCTAATATCAGTGCCTTACCTCGTCCCACTCGATCCACTTATGTTCCGCCACATCTCCGTAACAAGCCACCAACCTCTTCTGAACCTCCTGCTTCGTCACGAGAATCTACTGAACCTGCCAGTGGCCCCGGCTGGGGCAGTGGTTCGAGGCCCGATTTTGGGCGTGGTCAGGGTTACGGCTCTGGTGGTAGAAGTGGCGGTGGTTGGAATAATAGAAGTGGGGGTTGGGACCGAAGGGAACGTGAAGTGAACCCGTTTGGTGATGATGTTGGTGCAGAGCAGCCGGTTGCTGAAGAAGAAAACACGGGTATTAATTTTGATGCTTATGAGGATATTCCAGTGGAGACAAGTGGAGAAAATGTGCCACCGGCAGTTAATACATTTGCAGAAATTGATTTGGGGGAAGCTTTGAATCTTAATATTAGGAGGTGCAAGTATGTCAAACCGACGCCTGTTCAGCGTCATGCGATTCCTATATCGATTGGTGGGCGAGATTTAATGGCCTGTGCTCAGACAGGGTCGGGGAAGACAGCTGCCTTTTGTTTTCCAATTATTAGTGGGATTATGCGTGAGCAGTACGTACAGAGACCACGTGGATCGCGGACTGTTTATCCTCTGGCTCTTATTCTTGCCCCCACAAGAGAACTCTCGTCTCAG ATCCATGTTGAAGCCAAGAAATTTTCCTATCAAACTGGTGTCAAGGTGGTGGTTGCTTACGGAGGAGCACCAATCAACCAACAG TTGCGAGAGCTTGAGAGAGGGGTTGATATTCTTGTGGCAACTCCAGGAAGATTGGTTGATCTGCTTGAGAGAGCTAGAGTTTCATTGCAGATGATTAGATACTTAGCTCTCGATGAGGCAGATCGGATGCTGGATATGGGTTTTGAGCCTCAAATCAGAAAAATAGTGCAACAAATGGATATGCCTCCACCTGGTATGAGACAGACAATGCTTTTCAGTGCCACCTTCCCGAAAGAGATACag AGATTGGCTTCGGACTTCCTagcaaattatatttttctggCTGTTGGAAGGGTTGGTTCAAGCACtgatttaattgttcaaaGAGTTGAGTTCGTTCACGAGTCAGACAAAAGAAGCCATCTGATGGACCTCTTGCATGCACAGGTGGCAAATGGAGTTCATGGCaag CAAGCTTTGACATTAGTTTTTGTTGAGACAAAGAAAGGTGCTGACGCATTGGAACACTGGTTGTATACGAATGGGTTTCCTGCAACTACTATTCATGGTGACAGAACACAACAG GAAAGAGAACTAGCATTGAGATCATTTAAGAGTGGAAAGACACCAATTTTAGTAGCTACAGATGTGGCAGCACGTGGTCTTGATATACCACATGTAGCTCATGTAGTCAACTTTGATCTGCCCAATGACATCGATGATTATGTTCATCGGATAGGAAGGACAGGACGAGCTGGGAAATCAGGATTGGCCACAGCCTTTTTTAACGAGAACAATATGTCCTTGGCAAGGCCTCTAACTGAGCTAATGCAAGAAGCTAATCAGGAAGTACCTGCTTGGCTTAATCGTTACGCATCACGGGCTAATTATGGTGGTGGGAAAAGTAAGCGTTCTGGAGGAAACCGTTTTGGCGGCCGTGACTTCAGAAGAGACGGCTCATTTACTAGAGGCACATCTAATGACTATTACAGTGGGGTGAATAGTAGTAGCAGTGCATATGGGGTTCCTGGTGGTGGTTATGGTGGGGGATATGGTTACAGCAATCATGGTGCGACCAGTGCATGGGATTAA